Part of the Candidatus Bathyarchaeota archaeon genome is shown below.
ATAGGAGGGCTACTGAGGAGTGTAGATGGGTCAGGGAAAACATAGGAGAGGAGGAAATCTTCAAGGTCACCGGTAACACGGTGGATCCGTATTACGGATATACTAAAATGCTCTGGATAAAGTTCCATGAGCCGGAGATATGGTCTAAGACGCGTCAGATAGTGACTCCTAACGGATACTGTATATACCGGCTTACAGGGTCCATACCGCTAGACTTGTCGAGTGCAGGAAACTACGGGGGAATACTTAACATACATAAGCGAGATTTCGCCGAGCAACTCATGGAGAGCCTAGGCATACCTAGAAGCTTCTTCCCTGAGGACCTCGTGGAGTCTAAACAGGTCGTAGGCGAAGTCGACGAAGACGGTTCTAGATGTACAGGTTTAAAGAAGGGTACTCCGGTATGTGCTGGTGGTATAGACGCCCCTGTCAGTGCCCTAGCGGTCGGAGCGTTAGATGACGGAGACCTCGCGCTGATGCTCGGCACGAGTATGTGCTGTGGCTTCATAAGCCATAAGCTTAGGTTATCGATGAAGCTTGTGAACTTTCCATATGTCGCTAGGGATCGTGAATACCTTTACAGTTTTGCAGGGGTATCCACCGCAGGTTACTGCATAAGGTGGTTTAGGGATCAGCTTGGGCAAGTCGAGTTGGAGGCTGCTTCGAAGCTTAAGGTCTCTGCCTACGGTCTCTTAGACATGGAAGCTGAGAAAGTTCCACCGGGCTCAGATGGGTTGATATTCATGCCTCACATGATGATAGGGGAGAGGGCGCCTTATTGGGACGAATATATCAGGGGCTGCCTCTTAGGTCTTACGCTTTACCATACGAAAGCTCACCTCTTCAGAGCCTTCCTCGAAGGGGTGGCTTATGGTCTAAGATATAGCGTCGACACCGCTCTTGAGACCGGTATGCCCCTCAAAAGGGCTATCTTGGTCGACGGTGGGGCTAAGTCTAGGCTTTGGAGAACGATTCTCGCCGATGTATCCGGTCTTCCGATGGGTTACGTAGCCGAGAATCCAGGAGCTCCCTTAGGCGACGTAGTATTGGCTGGCGTAGGTACGGGTTTATTCACAGACTACGATGTCGTCAGGGATTGGGTGGAGGTCTCTGAGGTAGTCGAACCGGATCCTGGTAGAAAGGAGATCTACGAGAAGCTCTACAAGACCTATCTCGAAGCCTACACTAGACTGAGGGATGTTTTTAAAAGCATAGTGGCTTAATAGCGGATCAGGAGGGGCTCAGGATGGTTAAACTATATCTTGGCGTAAACAACTGCTGGGCTGTTAAAAGGTGGCCCTTGCCAGAGGACTGGGTAGATGTTTGCTGCAGTATCGACGTGGAGTACGTGCAGTTTTCATTCGACCTCCTAGACCCTAAAACCTCTGAGCCTGCGCTGTCGAATATGATCCGTAGGATTAGAGACACCTCATCTGAAGCTGGTGTTAAAATACAGTCTACGTTCACCGGTCTGGCTGCGTACTCTATGAACCTCTTAACCCATCCGGACCCAGGTATGAGAGCCGACGCGCTCGATTGGTATGGTAGGGCCATAGAGGTCACCTCGCTTATGAACGTGGATGTCACGGGCGGCCACATAGCTGCTCAAAGCTATAACGATTTCAGAAATTCCGAACGTAGAAGATTTATGGAGGCGATATTAATCGACTCTGTTAAGTATCTAGCTTCTTACGCCAAATCCATGGGTCTTAAGATGCTGCTGTGGGAGCCTATGCCGCTTAAAAGAGAGCCTCCGGCGACGATAGAGGATGCAAAGAGGCTTCTAAGAATGGTAAACTCCGAAGACGGTGTACCTGTTAGGCTTACGATAGACCTTGGCCACCAATGTACGGTGGGAGTATCTGGTAAAGACGCCGACCCCTATAGCTGGCTAAAGGAGCTCGGCGCTATGTCTCCAGTTGTACATATACAGCAAACCGACGGTAAGGCCGATAGACACTGGCCTTTCACAAGCGAATACAATAGAGTCGGAATCATAAAGCCTGATAAAGTCATAGACGCTCTTGAAGAGTCTGGAGCCTCCGAGGTCTACCTAATGCTCGAGTATATTCCACCTTTCGAAGAAGACGACGACCGGGTTTTAAAAAACCTTAAGGAATCTGTCAGATATCTCAGGGAATTCATTTAAAAATTCTAATTTTACAACCTCTTTTTTTAAGGTTTCTCGAATTTTTCACCCTAAGAAAAGTATTTCTCTCAATAATATAGAAAGATTTAAATACATTATCGGAGTTTATACCAAATCCCAGGGTCTTTAGTGTCTGTAAGGCTCGTTCAAGCAGTGAATGTTCGTTGCCGAGTTCTAGAAGGCTTCTACCTCGAGGTGTCATAGATGGTCTGGAAATATGATTCTCTAACGGGTTTAGAGGTTGAAAAATGTTCGACGACGTTTCAAAAGCCACCATGCAGTAAGCGATGCAAACTACACGTGCGTTGTTAGGAGGGATGCCATGGTGAAAAAGGTTATTCCAGACGTCGAAGAAATCACGATTGAAGGGTTTAAAGAAACATTTAGGAATATCATCAGGTTAAAGGAGAAATGTGGAATCACGGCTATATTGAATAATCCGCCTGACCTTTTTGAAAGGGCGAAGTCCTATGGTACACGGTTTAAAAACGGCTCTTGGGGTTGGGCCTCGAATATATGGCATAGATCTGCGGCCGGAAGCGTCGTCGTTGAGAAGGACGAAGACCTGCTACCCGAGTATAAACTCTTAATGCTACGTGTTTTGGAGCACATCCTAGCTCAAGGGCCTCTAATCCAAGTGGATGGTATCCTCGGAAAACCCGGGACGAGGGCTGAGATGCGTTGTAGGCTTTATTGCGACCCGCAGTTTCCGGATATCGCCTATCGCTGGAGTCAGTTATGCTTCCCAGGCGACCCTAAAAGTGAACCAGATGTAGAGCTTTTCTGCATCCCTCACTATCTTGGAAACCCATTCATCCCGGGAACTAACGTGATGCTTCGGGTATTACGTTTCCCCCACCATAACTACTCGATCGTCACCTGCAGCTCATACCAAGGCGAGGTCAAGAAAGGTTTCCTATCCCACTGGATATACCACGTGTATAAAAGAGGTGGAACGGGTGAACATGCCTCTCTCAAGGAATTCACTCTGAAGACCGTTGATGACCGTGAGAAGAGGATAGTAATGTGCGTATGGGGTCTGACTGGAACAGGAAAATCTACCCATGGCCTATACGTCTTCGACAAAAAGAACGTGCATATATATGAGAAACGTTTCGGAATAAATCCCCTTAACTATGTGTGCGACCAGAAGATCAAGAACGACGATATAGTAGCCATATTCAAAGACCAAGTGATAGGCTCAGAGAGGGGTTCATGGACTAAAACAGAAGGCATAGATGAGACGCAGGTTGCGATATGGCGTGCAGCCAATTCACCGAGGGCTCTACACGAAAACACAGAGTTCGGACCTGACGGGAATCCAAGTTTTAAAGGAGAGCTCTTCCAGTACTTCGGGATGCTTAACCGAAACGCCCGTTCAGTGTTCTTCCTTCAAGATACTGGCTACTTCAACGGCGATGTCGCCTCAAGCGGTCCTTTAAACGTAGCGGTATTCCTCAGCCCAGGCTACTTCAGCGACTATGCCTGGGTAAAGATCAACGATATCGCCTTCGCCGCTAAGGTATTAGCCGACGGACGAACAATTGGGCATCCAGCCCAATCTAAGGAGGTTGCCGGACTTATAAGGTTTGTAAGTAGATACTGCCTTCCCTTCACCATGGGTGTGAAACCTACAGCACACGTCGTAAGATTTTATGAGTTCCTAAAGGAGCGAGAAGAAAGCGGCGACCCTGTTGAAGTTTATCAGCTAAACACGACCGGAAGGATAGGCGCGAAATATAGGTGGGTGAAGAAAACGATCGGTGGTGAAGAGCTTGAGGTTCCGGAACCGGTCTTTGAGTTAACACCAGATGGTGTGAGAAAACCCGTCGGTGGAACAGCGCCCACAATAGAGGAGACTGAGCTGTTTCTCCTTCAGGCTATGCGGGGCGCGGTAGAGTATAAGCCGCATCCTATCTGGGGAGATAAGGTCTTAGTGCCGGTCAAGGTCGAGGGGATTCCTGTAGAACGTCTCAGGGAACTAGATCCATTCACATACCGCTCTATGGAAGAAATGAGGAGGCTGCTGAAGGCCCAGATCAGACTAAGCAAGATTTACCTGGATAAACAGTGTCCAGGTCTACCAGACTTCATCTACAACGCGATGGACTTCTAAACGGCATCTCCTTTTCTCCATGTCGAACGAGAAAAGATGAGCAACTTAATACGTTTTAAACTCTTTAAACCATCTTTTACTCTTCATCCGATGAGGATATGGTCTTCTTGATAACGGCCGTCACTATGTTGGCGCTAGGTATCATTATCTCGGTCGTTCCGTCCTCAGTCATGAGGACCGTGTGCATTATCCCTATATCTTTCACTATGCCTGTTTGACCGGCTACGGTTATCCTATCGCCGGGTTTAAACGGTCTCATTAAAACTAAGAAGATCCCCGCAACGGCTTGTCTTAACACCGTTTGCGTGGCAAAGCCTATTACCATACCCACGAAGGAGCCTACCGTCAAAGCAGCCGAAGGGTTCACGTTAAACACCGAGGTCAGTATGGCTAAGAGTATCGCCATCCCCATGATCCTCGTGATCGTCCGGAGAAGGGCCGCGGTGGGGTGGTCGATCCGGCTTCTCGAAACCCAGTACAGTAGGTTCGCCGTAGAGTTCACGACCATGTATCCCAAGCCTAAGACGACTATGGCGTTTATGTAAACCTCATACTCTACGAGACTCGGCAGGTATACTTGGACCACGTCTTTAAATACTAGGTCCACCGCTACGAGGGTCAAACCGCATGCCACTATAAGCATCACGACCCTACCTAGACTTCTACGTCTTCTCCTGCTGATTTCCTCTGGTGTAACTTCCTCGTTCACCATAAGACCACGTTTTCGAAATGGGGTTTGCATATTTTTAAGAGTTGGGATATGTAATATCGGATCTGGTGTCAGCATGGCCCAAGTTTTCGTGGTCTTCTGGTTCGATTGCGAAGACTTCGTAACACCTGAAAGCGACGATGCGCTTAAGAGACTTGCAGAGATACTCAGGTCTAACGGCGTCAGAGGAGTTTTCAAGCTAGTAGGTGAAAAACTCAGACGTCTCGAGAAGAGGGGGAGATGGGATGTTATAGAGGCTCTTAAAAACCATGACATAGGCTTCCACACAAACTATCACTCAGTACATCCTACGGTGGCTGAGTATCTGAAAGATATGGATTTAGAAGAGGGGATGATGGAATTCGAGAGGAGGGAAGGACCAGGGGTTGAGGATATAGAGCGGATATTCGGTGTTAAGCCCTCGTGTTATGGTCAGCCTGGGGGTGCGTGGGCTCCGCAGGTTTATCCCGCTTTGAGGAAAATGGGTATCCCTGTGTATCTAGACGCGACGGAGTTTATAGACCTCGACGGTAGGCCATTCTGGTATTGCGGCATATTAAACATTCTGAACCTCAGAGGCTCTAAAGGTGGCGTTATATCGCTTAACTTCGAGCTAGGTACACCAGGCTTTATAGAGAAGGCTATGAGGGAGTTCGATGAGGTATACACCCGCATCGTAGAGGGCGGAGACTGGGGTATCATAAGCATCTATAATCATCCATGTACGCTCGTAACAATGGAGTTCTGGGATGCCGTGAACTTTTCCAAGGGGATCAATACACCCTTCGACGCCGTTAAGAAGCCTAAGCTAAAGCCTGAAAGCTGGGTCGAAGCGGGCTACCGGGATTTTGAAACTTTCGTGAAACATGCTACATCTAAGCCTCACGTTAGGTTCGTTACGGCCAAGGACCTTTACAGAATATTCATGGACGAAGCCCTGAGTAGAGCCTTCAGCATAGACGAAGTCGTGCATCTAGCGTCAGACTTAGAGACCATATCGTTCAAAAAGGTCGACAAGCTATATGTATCGGCCTCAGAGGTATTCTGGCTCGTAACAGCCGCTTTGGCGAGTTACAGAGTTCACGGAGCTCTTCCATCCAAAATCGAAAACATGCAGCCCCTAGGCCCGTATAGGTCTTTCAAGTCTGAAAGGTTAGCTACCGTGAAGCTAAACGAGTTTCTCGACGCCACCTGTAAGGCTAAATCGTTTATAGAAGCCAATGGTAGGATTCCAGATTACATAGAGGTCGCAGGTCTTAGAGTTAACCCGGCCGACTTCCTCGCATCTGAGGCGAAAGTCTTACTTAAACTCAACAAGGGCGAAGTACCTGAACGGGTTGGGCTTGTCAGAGCTGTATTCGAGGCGTCGAAGTATGTGAGTTCTAAAGGAGCTATGGGCTCGTGGAGATGGATAGTCTTTCCAGAGGGGTTCGAAGCCTGGAACCTCGTAGAAGTCGCTAGACTTCAAACATGGACTCTTAAACCCGCCGAGCCGTCACCTGCGCTTCTGTAAGCTCCTCGTCGGTATTTTTCTTTGTCATCAAAGACTTGAGTCTACAGAAGCTACATATACGGGTACTAGATGGCATACCGCATTTTTCACATCGAGTCAGAGGTCCAGGTTTTACCTCGGCTTTTCTTAGAACTCTAAGTAGAGACTTGTACAGAGCTAGTTTAAACCCTGGATGTTCATATTCGATTTCGCTGAGTTTTTCGACGATCGTTTTCTGTATCGACCTCCCTGGGCTGTAGGGGCATTCTAAGTCGACGTAGCTCGCACCTATGCTTATGACGTATAGTAGGGTCTCCCGGTTCGTCAAAGTCGCCAACGGTCTTATACGGGTGACGAGCTTATCGACTCCCATGTTTTTAGGCTGTAGCTTAATCAGAAGCTCGACTTGACCTGACGCCATGGAGGTCAACGTAAACGATAACAGGTCGTCTAGGTTATGCCCCGTAGCTACGGCGTCGCATCCGTTATCTAAAGCCGCCTTATTGAAGATATAACGTTTCACAGAGCCGCAGTAGCTACAGATTCCCTTAGGCATCTTCAGCTTTTTAATATTCTCCGCGACGGTATCTATGTCGAATCCATGTTCCGCCGATAGATCCACCAGTAAATAGTCAACATCGTTGTTCTTGAAGGCCTCCACGGCTGCTTCCACAGAACGCTTCGAGTACTCACCTATACCCAAGTCTATGGTCAAGCCCAAAAGCTCGACGTTTCTCTTCTCTGCATGAGGCTTCAACGCATACAGCATAGCAACGCTATCCTTGCCGCCGGATACGCAGACGAGTAACCGTTTAACGTTCTTGAAAAGCCTATACCTCTCCACCGTGTTTTTAACCCTGCGTTCGAAGAACTCTGCATAGTGTCTCCTACATAGGCTTAGCCTGGAATATCTAACCCTTGTGAACGCCCTAGAGCCGCATAGGCTACATCTTAAAGTCAACTTTTCTCATACTAGAACGGGTAGAACCTATAGATGAGTGTTTTGAAGCATATGGAAAACACATATAGGGGTTAGAGGCTTAACCTCTACAGAGGTGGAGCTCTTGAAAATAGGTTTCTTAACCCATGGGCAACTAGGCGATCTAGCTCAGACGCTTAAGTGGGCTGAAGACCACGGTTTCGAAGCTATAGAGGTCTTCTCGGGACCGGGTAGCTCTCTAATAAACCCTGCTAGAGTCGACGAGTCGGGTTATATATCCGGTATCAGAGAGACTTTAAGAGGCTCGACCGTGATAGTCTCATGTCTGACGTGGTGCGTGAATAACATAGACCTAAACCTTGAAGCCAGACGCAAGAGAAACGAGCACGTCAAGAAGATGATCGAAGCTGCTAATAAGCTTGATATACCCGTTATAGCCACGTGGGTCGGTAGGGTTCCCGGCGGTTTAGAGGCTAACATGAGGGCCTTCGAGGAGGTCTTTTCAAGCCTCGTCGATTACGCCGAGAAGTACGACGTTAAGATAACGATCGAAAACTGCGTGGCTAACATAGCCTATAGACCTGATATATGGGAAGAGATGTTTAGGAGGGTCTCGTCTAAATACCTTGGTCTTGAGTTCGACCCGTCGCATTTAGTCTTCCAGTTCATCGACTACATAGACGTTTTGAGAAAGTTCGGAGACCGGGTGTACCACGTACACTGTAAAGACACGGAGATTTTAGACGATAAGTTGGCATATGTGGGGTATACCGGTGAGGGATGGTGGAGGTTTAGGGTTCCGGGGCTCGGTGAAGTAGATTGGGGTAGGTTCATATCTACCCTCATAGAGGTGGGATACGACTACGTGCTGAGCATAGAGCATGAAGACCCGCTTTATCCCGGGGTTGAAGGCTATCGCAAAGGACTTCTAGTTGCCAAGAAAAACCTATCTCTATACTTACCCTAAACATTCTTTCCTTCTTTTACAATAATACGCTCGTTATCTCCCTGACTTCCCCGAGCATGCCCAGGAAAACTCCGTCTAATAGGTAAAGCTCTGAGTTCTCTATATCGACGCATCTAGACCTCAGTATCGGGCTTATGGCTTTGACACCCAGCTCTTCAGACGTAGCCTCGTTTAGGGCTC
Proteins encoded:
- a CDS encoding sugar phosphate isomerase/epimerase; this encodes MVKLYLGVNNCWAVKRWPLPEDWVDVCCSIDVEYVQFSFDLLDPKTSEPALSNMIRRIRDTSSEAGVKIQSTFTGLAAYSMNLLTHPDPGMRADALDWYGRAIEVTSLMNVDVTGGHIAAQSYNDFRNSERRRFMEAILIDSVKYLASYAKSMGLKMLLWEPMPLKREPPATIEDAKRLLRMVNSEDGVPVRLTIDLGHQCTVGVSGKDADPYSWLKELGAMSPVVHIQQTDGKADRHWPFTSEYNRVGIIKPDKVIDALEESGASEVYLMLEYIPPFEEDDDRVLKNLKESVRYLREFI
- a CDS encoding phosphoenolpyruvate carboxykinase (ATP), translated to MVKKVIPDVEEITIEGFKETFRNIIRLKEKCGITAILNNPPDLFERAKSYGTRFKNGSWGWASNIWHRSAAGSVVVEKDEDLLPEYKLLMLRVLEHILAQGPLIQVDGILGKPGTRAEMRCRLYCDPQFPDIAYRWSQLCFPGDPKSEPDVELFCIPHYLGNPFIPGTNVMLRVLRFPHHNYSIVTCSSYQGEVKKGFLSHWIYHVYKRGGTGEHASLKEFTLKTVDDREKRIVMCVWGLTGTGKSTHGLYVFDKKNVHIYEKRFGINPLNYVCDQKIKNDDIVAIFKDQVIGSERGSWTKTEGIDETQVAIWRAANSPRALHENTEFGPDGNPSFKGELFQYFGMLNRNARSVFFLQDTGYFNGDVASSGPLNVAVFLSPGYFSDYAWVKINDIAFAAKVLADGRTIGHPAQSKEVAGLIRFVSRYCLPFTMGVKPTAHVVRFYEFLKEREESGDPVEVYQLNTTGRIGAKYRWVKKTIGGEELEVPEPVFELTPDGVRKPVGGTAPTIEETELFLLQAMRGAVEYKPHPIWGDKVLVPVKVEGIPVERLRELDPFTYRSMEEMRRLLKAQIRLSKIYLDKQCPGLPDFIYNAMDF
- a CDS encoding mechanosensitive ion channel: MVNEEVTPEEISRRRRRSLGRVVMLIVACGLTLVAVDLVFKDVVQVYLPSLVEYEVYINAIVVLGLGYMVVNSTANLLYWVSRSRIDHPTAALLRTITRIMGMAILLAILTSVFNVNPSAALTVGSFVGMVIGFATQTVLRQAVAGIFLVLMRPFKPGDRITVAGQTGIVKDIGIMHTVLMTEDGTTEIMIPSANIVTAVIKKTISSSDEE
- a CDS encoding adenine nucleotide alpha hydrolase family protein, with the translated sequence MTLRCSLCGSRAFTRVRYSRLSLCRRHYAEFFERRVKNTVERYRLFKNVKRLLVCVSGGKDSVAMLYALKPHAEKRNVELLGLTIDLGIGEYSKRSVEAAVEAFKNNDVDYLLVDLSAEHGFDIDTVAENIKKLKMPKGICSYCGSVKRYIFNKAALDNGCDAVATGHNLDDLLSFTLTSMASGQVELLIKLQPKNMGVDKLVTRIRPLATLTNRETLLYVISIGASYVDLECPYSPGRSIQKTIVEKLSEIEYEHPGFKLALYKSLLRVLRKAEVKPGPLTRCEKCGMPSSTRICSFCRLKSLMTKKNTDEELTEAQVTARRV
- a CDS encoding sugar phosphate isomerase/epimerase; amino-acid sequence: MKIGFLTHGQLGDLAQTLKWAEDHGFEAIEVFSGPGSSLINPARVDESGYISGIRETLRGSTVIVSCLTWCVNNIDLNLEARRKRNEHVKKMIEAANKLDIPVIATWVGRVPGGLEANMRAFEEVFSSLVDYAEKYDVKITIENCVANIAYRPDIWEEMFRRVSSKYLGLEFDPSHLVFQFIDYIDVLRKFGDRVYHVHCKDTEILDDKLAYVGYTGEGWWRFRVPGLGEVDWGRFISTLIEVGYDYVLSIEHEDPLYPGVEGYRKGLLVAKKNLSLYLP